A region of the Salvia splendens isolate huo1 chromosome 11, SspV2, whole genome shotgun sequence genome:
GAGTGTACAATTTACATCAATGACATTTTAATATCTTTGGTATGGACTACACGATTCTATATGAACTAATATTCTGAAAATATTATACGTACTGATTTGTATGGTTAACGGTTATGCATAGGAGTTGACATAATACAATTTTTCttacaaaacataaaaaataaaaaattactgtATGATCTATCAATTAGATTATGCTCCATAGGGTGTAATCCTAGTTGTGAAGTAGTCCATTCTATGATCATAGTCAAACATTCAGAATACATGCACCTAGATTAAGAATAGCatataattttacaaaatagATAGAAAGGTATACACTACAATAATGTTATCTTGAGCTATAACCAATggaaatattaataatttaatgtaTATATTATGCCTGAGTCGGTTGAATGGAATCAAAACTGATAACTTGAATTAGAAAATGCTTGATTCTAAAGTTTTAGTGTTATATTAATAGTGTAATGAGGCTGGAAAGTGGTGATAATTCAGCTTGGTGATCAAGTGATGACACTCTGATTTTAGAAGCTATTGTTTGATTCAAGATTAACTAGTTAATGTAGTTGACTTGACAGCGAATCACATGCAATGCCTTTCCCAATAGTAGGAACACATTTGCACTCCACAACTCCTATAAATTTGGAGATTGGCTGCCTACAATAATCACTTACTCATTCAATCACAAATTAACACCAACATCACTAGATTTCAACTTatgatacaaaaaaaaatatgggTAGAGAGTGTAATAGTGCAGTGTATGTGGTGGCGGCGTTGCTACTATTTGTAGCAATAGCCGAAGCTGATACTCCACCTGGAATAGCCAATAATCCAAGCCATGCAAGATGCTTGACCAAGAAGTACAAGCATTGCTATAATTTGGAGCATGTTTGCCCTAAATTTTGCCCTGATTCTTGCACCGTCGAATGTGTCTCTTGTAAGCCTATATGTGGTCCCGGATCTACTCCGCCACCTTCTGATGATGGAAAGGACGGTGACGAGTCCTCTCCACCATCCAAAGGAACTGGCGATGACGACAAGGGAAAGGGAGATGATGATGGTGGCAAAGGAAACTCCTCTCCTCCGTCCGGTGGAAAAGGAGATGATGATAATGAAGATGGCGGCAAGGGAAAGGGCGATGGCGATGGCGGAAAAGGAAAGGGAGATGATGATGCTAATGGCGGCAAAGGAAAGGGAGATGATGGAAAGACCCCTCCTAATCCTCCAACTCCATCAACACCCCCTTATTCTCCATCACCACCACCATCTTCTCCACCTCCCTCAACACCCACCACACCCCCGACTTCTCCATCACCACCTCCTTCAACACCCCCTTCTTCCCCAACTCCAACTccatcaccatcaccaccaccaccgtcaGCTTCTCCACCTACAACTCCCTCCACACCCCCGACTTCTCCATCACCACCACCATCTTCTCCGCCTCCCTCAACACCCACCACACCCCCGACTTCTCCATCACCACCTCCTTCAACACCCCCTTATTCACCAACTccatcaccaccaccttctTCTCCACCTCCAACTCCCACAACACCCACCACGCCCCCAACCTCTCCATCACCACCTCCTTCAACACCGCCTTCTTCCCCACCTCCACCTACCCCAACACCACCTTCTTCCCCCGCCTCGTCCCCATATTCCCCTCCCGAATCAGACGCCGCTAGTCTAAAGAGAAAAAGATGCAAG
Encoded here:
- the LOC121754807 gene encoding uncharacterized protein LOC121754807; protein product: MGRECNSAVYVVAALLLFVAIAEADTPPGIANNPSHARCLTKKYKHCYNLEHVCPKFCPDSCTVECVSCKPICGPGSTPPPSDDGKDGDESSPPSKGTGDDDKGKGDDDGGKGNSSPPSGGKGDDDNEDGGKGKGDGDGGKGKGDDDANGGKGKGDDGKTPPNPPTPSTPPYSPSPPPSSPPPSTPTTPPTSPSPPPSTPPSSPTPTPSPSPPPPSASPPTTPSTPPTSPSPPPSSPPPSTPTTPPTSPSPPPSTPPYSPTPSPPPSSPPPTPTTPTTPPTSPSPPPSTPPSSPPPPTPTPPSSPASSPYSPPESDAASLKRKRCKNRNYPQCYGIEHVCPSSCPSTCEVDCVTCKPVCQCDMPGAVCQDPRFIGGDGLTFYFHGKKDRDFCLVTDPNLHINAHFIGKRNRNMKRDFTWVQSIAILFGNHHLLIAAQKTATWDDSVERLSLSFDGEPIPISTIWKSGTATIERDSDTNSVVVEVEGLFKISAKVVPITQQESRIHNYGITEDDCFAHLELGFKLSSLNANANGVLGQTYRQNYVSRAKMGVAMPVLGGEREFAVSNIFATDCAVSQFRRGEMLSEYEEDVLELPTMKCGTGIDGRGVVCKR